CAACGCCGTCTCCACCACTTACACGGTGAACGGCCGCTTCGGCGCGGTGGTGATAGCCCCCGGCACCGGCTTCTTCCTGAACGACGAGATGGATGACTTCACCGTCAAAGTGGGCGAGAAAAACCTCTACGGACTGGTGCAAGGCGAGCGCAACGCCATCGCACCGGGCAAACGCCCGCTGTCGTCGATGAGCCCGTCGCTGGTGACAAAAGACGGCAAGATCCTCCTGGTGCTTGGCTCGCCGGGCGGCTCGCGCATCATCAGCATCACGCTGCAGAGCGCGCTGAATATTCTCGACTTCGGCATGCTGCCGCAGGAAGCGGTTGACGCGCCGCATATCCACCATCAATGGCTACCGGACGAGGTTTACTATGAACAGCGCGGCCTGTCCGCCGATACGCTCGCGTTGTTAAAAGAGCGCGGCTATAAAATGGTGGAACAAACGCCGTGGGGCGCGACCGAGCTGATCATGGTCGGATTGGCCGGCGTGGAAGGCGTGATCCCGGCCAACTCCGGCAATGACTCGGCAGTATCCGGTAAGGTGCGCGAAGGGTATCTGTACGGCGCCAACGACTCTCGTCGTCCGGCTGGCGCCGCCATCGGCTACTGATCTCTCCCCCGCAGAACGCGGGGGATGCCGAGTGAATTCGGCAGTCCGGCCCTAAGGGGCCGTTGCAAACGCGGTTCACATCGCTATCCGACAACGCAACCCCGGTCATCGCGTTAACGCAATGGCCGGGGCGCGTTTTTGCCGTCAGCATGCAATTTATCGCCGATAAACTTACCGCCGATAAACTTACCGCCGATAAATTTACCGGCTATAGCTCAGTAACAGTTCGTGCCCGGCAACCCCGCTGTCCGGCCGTACGCCTGGCGCTTTACCCGAGAGCCGGAACACGCCGACCGCCTGCACCAGTTCCTCCGCCTGACCATTCAGGCTGCCCGCGGCGGCGGCCATTTCCTCCACCAGCGCCGCATTTTGCTGAGTAGTGCGCTCCATGCTCACCACCGCTTCCCCCACCTGCGACACCCCGCTGCTTTGTTCGCTGCTGGCAGAACTGATTTCGCCCATGATGTCGGTCACGCGGCGAATACTATCGACCACGTCCTGCATGGTGTGGCCCGCATTATCCGCCAGCGCGCTGCCGCTCTCGATCCGCTCCACGCTGGCGGAGATCAGCGTTTTGATCTCACGGGCCGACTCCGCGCTGCGCTGCGCCAGTGCACGCACCTCGCCCGCCACCACGGAAAAACCGCGCCCCTGCTCACCGGCGCGCGCGGCTTCCACAGCGGCATTCAGCGCCAGAATATTGGTCTGGAAGGCGATACCGTCAATCACGCCGATGATATCGGCAATGCGCTGGGCGCTGTCGTTGATTTCCCGCATGGTGTCCACCACCTGCGTCACCACCTCGCCGCCCTGCTCCGCTACCTGGCTGGCGGTCTGGGCCAGTTGGTTGGCCTGCAGGGCGTTGTCGGCGTTCTGTTTCACCGTGGCGGAAAGTTGCTCCATCGAGGCGGCGGTCTGTTCCAGCGCGCTGGCCTGGGATTCAGTACGCGCGGACAGGTCATGGTTGCCGTGCGCGATTTCGCCGCTGGCTACCCCCACCGACTCGGCGCCATGCCGCACCTGCGTGACGATACGAATCAGGCTCGACTGCATGTGCGACAGCGCGTTGAGCACGGTGGCGATCTCATCACGCCCGCTGGCGTTGATAGGATAGGTCAGATCGCCGTCCGCCACCGCTTCGGCCGCAGCCTGCGCCTGCGCCAGACTGCGGACAATGCTACGCACCATCAGCCAGCCAAATAGCGCTGCACCGGCAATCCCCGCCAACACCGCCACAATCGCCAGCGCTTTCAGCCACTGGTAACGTTGCACCGAACCGGTGTATTCATCTTTAGCCACGTTAACCTGCAACGTCACCAGTTGGCTGAGCAGCGCGTGGCCCTGTTTTTCCAGCGAGCTGACTTTATCATCATAAAGACGTATCGCCTGTTCCATCCGTCCGGCCCGGATCGCCGCATCGGTCGGCTGCACGCCTTCGCGATCATAGCGCTGCAGATTGTCGGCAAACTGGTCCGCCAATCGCGCCTCTTCCGGCGTCAGATAAGTGGCGCGATACTCGCCCCAAACCCGGACAATCCGGTTCAGGTTCTGGTTCAATTCTTCAACCCGCTGCTGCTTATTCGCCGCCTCCGGTAGCAGCAGCATGTCCATAATCAATACCCGGTTGCGCTGCACCAGCCATTCCAACTGCTCCAGTTGCGCCAGCACCACGGTACGGTCTTCATACACCGTCTTGAGCGACTGATTGGCCTTCTCGGCGGTAAACATGCCGATAG
The DNA window shown above is from Dickeya dadantii NCPPB 898 and carries:
- a CDS encoding methyl-accepting chemotaxis protein, with product MKISTRLWSFTGMLSLGILIMGAIGMFTAEKANQSLKTVYEDRTVVLAQLEQLEWLVQRNRVLIMDMLLLPEAANKQQRVEELNQNLNRIVRVWGEYRATYLTPEEARLADQFADNLQRYDREGVQPTDAAIRAGRMEQAIRLYDDKVSSLEKQGHALLSQLVTLQVNVAKDEYTGSVQRYQWLKALAIVAVLAGIAGAALFGWLMVRSIVRSLAQAQAAAEAVADGDLTYPINASGRDEIATVLNALSHMQSSLIRIVTQVRHGAESVGVASGEIAHGNHDLSARTESQASALEQTAASMEQLSATVKQNADNALQANQLAQTASQVAEQGGEVVTQVVDTMREINDSAQRIADIIGVIDGIAFQTNILALNAAVEAARAGEQGRGFSVVAGEVRALAQRSAESAREIKTLISASVERIESGSALADNAGHTMQDVVDSIRRVTDIMGEISSASSEQSSGVSQVGEAVVSMERTTQQNAALVEEMAAAAGSLNGQAEELVQAVGVFRLSGKAPGVRPDSGVAGHELLLSYSR